A section of the Psychrilyobacter piezotolerans genome encodes:
- the ispH gene encoding 4-hydroxy-3-methylbut-2-enyl diphosphate reductase — protein MKNNYILKRAEKMGFCFGVKEAVELAETIKSDQKVYMLGMLVHNEQVIEQLKSKGLIVVTEEEVLEGRDEIREGDSVIIRAHGTIKKIYEILNQKNVRMYDVACIFVKRSREELMNHEKDGYKIIFVGDEFHPEVRGIISFGYDVKVVKDFDELKKLEFKESEKYYILAQTTLNKNLYKEMTKYIENRYENCKVGNTICGATYERQKAVEKLSAEVDVMLIIGGKHSSNTKKLYNISKEINEKSYLIQTYKDLDFKWFEKGNKIGITAGASTPDEIVEKIESILLGGRCNG, from the coding sequence ATGAAGAATAATTATATCTTAAAAAGAGCAGAGAAGATGGGTTTTTGTTTTGGTGTAAAAGAAGCTGTAGAACTGGCTGAAACTATAAAGTCAGATCAAAAAGTATACATGCTGGGGATGCTGGTTCACAATGAACAGGTAATAGAGCAATTAAAGTCTAAGGGTCTTATAGTTGTCACAGAGGAAGAGGTCCTGGAGGGAAGAGATGAAATTCGTGAGGGAGATTCTGTAATAATCCGTGCCCATGGTACAATAAAAAAAATATATGAGATTTTAAATCAAAAAAATGTTAGAATGTATGATGTAGCGTGTATTTTTGTAAAAAGAAGCAGGGAAGAACTTATGAACCATGAAAAAGATGGATATAAGATCATCTTCGTAGGAGATGAATTTCATCCTGAGGTAAGGGGGATCATATCTTTCGGATATGATGTGAAAGTAGTAAAAGATTTTGATGAATTAAAAAAGTTAGAATTTAAGGAGTCGGAAAAATACTATATATTAGCTCAGACCACTTTGAATAAAAATCTCTATAAGGAGATGACTAAATACATAGAAAATAGATATGAAAACTGTAAGGTTGGAAATACCATTTGCGGGGCTACATACGAAAGACAGAAAGCAGTAGAAAAATTGTCTGCCGAGGTAGATGTAATGCTCATTATAGGTGGAAAACATAGTTCAAACACAAAAAAATTATACAATATATCCAAAGAGATAAACGAAAAGAGCTATCTGATACAAACTTATAAAGACCTGGATTTTAAATGGTTTGAAAAAGGTAACAAAATAGGTATAACAGCAGGTGCTTCCACG